A stretch of the Nicotiana tabacum cultivar K326 chromosome 6, ASM71507v2, whole genome shotgun sequence genome encodes the following:
- the LOC107818749 gene encoding uncharacterized protein LOC107818749, whose translation MAMMVFNTNVERSMRVDFMFNGDTGFELKDGPCKFIVDLRTGYCSCRFWELKGIPCPHVITAMHFKRLDPSEHIVHWYRKETYMKAYSHFIQPVPNMIIWPESSNPKVLPPPIQNMPGRPRKNRRKEVGEIKRAGKLSKKGITMTCSICKASTHNMRSCPTRPITNQEVPSYLLPLLLSS comes from the coding sequence ATGGCCATGATGGTGTTCAATACTAATGTTGAGAGGTCAATGAGGGTTGACTTCATGTTTAATGGAGATACTGGATTTGAACTCAAAGATGGTCCATGCAAGTTCATTGTAGATTTAAGAACAGGTTACTGCAGTTGCAGGTTTTGGGAACTTAAAGGCATTCCATGTCCACATGTTATAACAGCAATGCACTTCAAGAGACTTGATCCTTCAGAGCATATTGTACACTGGTACAGGAAAGAGACCTACATGAAGGCATATTCACACTTCATACAACCAGTTCCTAACATGATAATATGGCCAGAAAGTAGTAACCCCAAGGTATTACCTCCTCCAATTCAAAATATGCCTGGAAGGCcaagaaaaaatagaagaaaggaagttggagAAATAAAAAGGGCTGGAAAATTATCAAAGAAGGGAATAACTATGACATGCTCCATTTGCAAAGCAAGTACTCATAATATGAGGAGTTGTCCAACAAGACCAATAACTAATCAAGAGGTACCTTCCTACCTTCTTCCTTTATTACTATCTTCTTAG